In Silurus meridionalis isolate SWU-2019-XX chromosome 29, ASM1480568v1, whole genome shotgun sequence, one DNA window encodes the following:
- the LOC124382176 gene encoding CAP-Gly domain-containing linker protein 1-like, translating to MTRREKAEEMELLIQKQQAKLDTILDEIKQKRYELYMITMEIEERWRDVPQPKVEILEEAVLRIKQPERTIGQSRHENHQINLLVESLRKEKKQVEQIKIKLQEKDKEIGNLKALTEKQRDEFVLAKCEAQQQIEHMGNILEDSKEDNKRAKDMIKKLQDEKLINEILLEEAQRMTHNLELMNDNLKTQKQELEYNNQLFERQKRDLEVKLQDLQKKMEGTEALEDKKSRICSRN from the coding sequence atGACAAGACGGGAGAAGGCAGAGGAAATGGAACTGCTGATTCAAAAACAACAGGCAAAACTGGACACGATTTTGGATGAGATTAAGCAAAAAAGATATGAACTGTACATGATTACTATGGAGATTGAGGAACGTTGGAGAGATGTTCCCCAACCAAAAGTTGAAATATTAGAAGAGGCTGTCTTGAGAATTAAACAACCAGAGCGGACCATTGGGCAATCAAGACATGAAAATCATCAAATAAACCTGCTAGTGGAATCgttaagaaaagagaaaaagcaagTGGAGCAGATCAAGATTAAACTTcaagaaaaagataaagaaatcgGAAACCTGAAAGCGCTGACTGAGAAACAAAGGGACGAGTTTGTACTGGCAAAATGTGAAGCACAACAACAAATAGAGCATATGGGCAATATTTTAGAAGACTCAAAGGAGGACAACAAAAGGGCAAAAGACATGATAAAGAAACTTCAGGATGAAAAGCTAATCAATGAGATCCTTCTTGAAGAAGCTCAAAGAATGACCCATAACCTGGAACTCATGAATGACAATTTAAAGACACAGAAACAAGAACTAGAATATAATAACCAGTTGTttgaaagacagaaaagagatTTGGAAGTAAAACTACAAGACTTGCAAAAGAAAATGGAAGGAACGGAAGCACTGGAAGACAAAAAGAGCAGGATATGCTCGAGGAACTGA
- the LOC124382175 gene encoding interaptin-like, translated as MELQLQIRNQLEKEKSDKLAMEEQRNELETEISKINQQKVEVEYERENLMKCWKELETLKEQILKERHEMEEIKTKLQTEKLLLDQKEIEIYEKMQFLEDSSKEIKSERTSLEKMNLKLDLQIQEMENIVRDKMNKEREDLDQSMKEIILQKQDLEEQMSINNNLKNELEEMQVKLNVEQEAISFEKQEIQNEKNKFEQLKASMQSEMQDMKNALEKAMIEKENLDEIKTRLAQEKEQCRMIVEETNQQKNALKKMSAEIEMQKQVNETYKALLEQEKNELEKKKLDLEEREMELQLQIRSQLEKEKVTNWQWKNSETHWEKKGVKSTNK; from the exons atggaATTGCAACTGCAAATCAGAAATCagttggaaaaagaaaaaagtgataaaCTGGCAATGGAAGAACAGAGAAATGAATTGGAAAcagaaataagtaaaataaaccaACAAAAAGTAGAGGTTGAATATGAGAGAGAAAACCTAATGAAGTGTTGGAAAGAACTTGAGACTCTTAAAGAACAAATACTAAAAGAGAGGCATGAAATGGAGGAAATAAAAACCAAACTACAAACAGAGAAACTGCTCCTTGACCAAAAGGAGAtagaaatatatgaaaaaatgcAATTTCTGGAGGACAgttcaaaagaaataaaaagtgaaagaaCAAGTCTGGAAAAGATGAATTTGAAACTTGATTTGCAGA TACAAGAAATGGAAAACATTGTCAGGGACAAGatgaacaaagagagagaagatcTTGATCAGTCAATGAAAGAAATTATCTTGCAGAAGCAAGATCTTGAAGAACAAATGTCCATAAACAACAATCTGAAAAATGAACTAGAAGAAATGCAGGTAAAGCTGAATGTGGAACAAGAAGCCATCAGTTTTGAAAAGCAAGAGATACAGAATGAGAAGAACAAGTTTGAACAATTAAAAGCATCCATGCAGAGCGAAATGCAGGACATGAAGAATGCTTTAGAAAAAGCCatgatagaaaaagaaaatctggatGAAATTAAGACAAGATTAGCACAGGAAAAAGAACAATGTAGGATGATTGTTGAAGAAACAAACCAGCAGAAGAATGCCTTGAAGAAGATGTCTGCTGAAATAGAAATGCAAAAGCAAGTCAATGAGACATACAAAGCTCTTCTTGAACAAGAGAAAAATGagcttgaaaagaaaaagttggatttggaggaaagagaaatggaATTGCAACTGCAAATCAGAAGTCagttggaaaaagaaaaagtgacaaACTGGCAATGGAAGAACAGCGAAAcacattgggaaaaaaaaggagtaaaaTCAACCAACAAATAG
- the LOC124382174 gene encoding myosin-2 heavy chain-like encodes MREKLLKSWKELDNLKEQIEREKNEIEELKTNVLKDKLLLEQKETEINEQNQILVESLNEIESDRTRLEDMNLKLDLQRQDIEETKAILEKEKNDLEKNKMNLKGREMELQLQIQELENLDKLKMRLSHEREQCRIIVEETNEQKNALEKMAVDLDMQKIDIAKTKAVLEQEKSDLEINKMHLEEREKELQLQIQEMGNTVRNKMKKEREELDQSKKDINLQKKDLEEQRSINNNLKNELEEMQVKLNVEQEAMAFEKKEIQNEKNKFDQEKNDLEKKKLDLEGREMEFQLKIRSQLEKEESDKLAMEEQRNTLGKERSKINQQIDEIENERKATKELERT; translated from the coding sequence atgagagaaaagctACTAAAGAGTTGGAAAGAACTTGACAATCTTAAagaacagatagaaagagagaagaatgaaATAGAAGAATTGAAAACCAATGTGTTAAAAGACAAACTGCTTCTTgagcaaaaagaaacagaaattaaTGAACAAAACCAAATTTTGGTGGAAAGTTTGAATGAAATAGAAAGCGATAGAACACGTCTGGAAGATATGAATTTGAAACTTGATTTGCAGAGGCAAGATATTGAGGAAACCAAAGCCATTctcgagaaagagaaaaatgatcTCGAAAAGAACAAGATGAATTTGAAGGGAAGAGAGATGGAATTGCAACTGCAGATACAAGAATTGGAAAATCTAGATAAACTTAAGATGAGATTATCACATGAAAGAGAACAATGTAGGATCATTGTTgaagaaacaaatgaacagaaaaatgcCTTGGAAAAGATGGCTGTTGACCTAGACATGCAAAAGATAGACATAGCAAAAACCAAAGCAGTTCTAGAACAAGAGAAAAGTGATCTCGAAATAAACAAGATGCATttggaggaaagagagaaggaattGCAACTGCAGATACAAGAAATGGGAAATACTGTCaggaacaagatgaagaaagagagagaagaactcGATCAGTCAAAGAAAGATATTAACTTGCAGAAAAAAGATCTTGAAGAGCAAAGGTCTATAAACAACAATCTGAAAAATGAACTAGAAGAAATGCAGGTGAAGCTGAACGTGGAACAAGAAGCCATGgcttttgaaaagaaagagatacagAATGAAAAGAACAAGTTTGACCAAGAGAAAAATGatcttgaaaagaaaaagttggaTTTGGAAGGAAGAGAGATGGAATTTCAATTGAAAATCAGAAGTCAgttggaaaaagaagaaagtgacAAACTGGCAATGGAAGAACAGCGAAACACCTTGGGAAAAGAAAGGAGTAAAATCAACCAACAAATAGATGAGattgaaaatgagagaaaagctACTAAAGAGTTGGAAAGAACTTGA
- the LOC124381822 gene encoding LOW QUALITY PROTEIN: myosin-2 heavy chain-like (The sequence of the model RefSeq protein was modified relative to this genomic sequence to represent the inferred CDS: deleted 2 bases in 1 codon) produces MAVDLDMQKIDIAKTKAVLEQEKSDLEINKMHLEEREKELQLQIQEMGNTVRNKMKKEREELDQSKKDINLQKKDLEEQRSINNNLKNELEEMQVKLNVEQEAIAFEKKEIQNEKNKFDQEKNDLEKKKLDLEGREMEFQLKIRSQLEKKKVTNWQWEQRNTLGKERSKINQQIDEIENEREKLLKSWKELDNLKEQIEREKNEIEELKTNVLKDKLLLEQKETEINEQNQILGQRLNEIESDRTRLEDMNLKLDLQKHDIEETKAILEKEKNDLEKNKMNLKGREMELQLQIQELENLDKLKMRLSHEREQCRIIVEETNEQKMPWKRWLNKMKKEREELDQSKKDINLQKKDLEEQRSINNNLKNELEEMQVKLNVEQEAMAFEKKEIQNEKNKFDQEKNDLEKKKLDLEGREMEFQLKIRSQLEKKKEQDEERERRTDQSKKDINLQKKDLEEQRSINNNLKNELEEMQVKLNVEQEAMAFEKKEIQNEKNKFDQEKMILKRKVGFGRKRDGISIENQKSVGKRRK; encoded by the exons ATGGCTGTTGACCTAGACATGCAAAAGATAGACATAGCAAAAACCAAAGCAGTTCTAGAACAAGAGAAAAGTGATCTCGAAATAAACAAGATGCATttggaggaaagagagaaggaattGCAACTGCAGATACAAGAAATGGGAAATACTGTCaggaacaagatgaagaaagagagagaagaacttGATCAGTCAAAGAAAGATATTAACTTGCAGAAAAAAGATCTTGAAGAGCAAAGGTCTATAAACAACAATCTGAAAAATGAACTAGAAGAAATGCAGGTGAAGCTGAACGTGGAACAAGAAGCCATCgcttttgaaaagaaagagatacagAATGAAAAGAACAAGTTTGACCAAGAGAAAAATGatcttgaaaagaaaaagttggaTTTGGAAGGAAGAGAGATGGAATTTCAATTGAAAATCAGAAGTCAGTTGGAAAAGAAGAAAGTGACAAACTGGCAATGG GAACAGCGAAACACCTTGGGAAAAGAAAGGAGTAAAATCAACCAACAAATAGATGAGattgaaaatgagagagaaaagctACTAAAGAGTTGGAAAGAACTTGACAATCTTAAagaacagatagaaagagagaagaatgaaATAGAAGAATTGAAAACCAATGTGTTAAAAGACAAACTGCTTCTTgagcaaaaagaaacagaaattaaTGAACAAAACCAAATTTTGGGTCAACGTTTGAATGAAATAGAAAGCGATAGAACACGTCTGGAAGATATGAATTTGAAACTTGATTTGCAGAAGCATGATATTGAGGAAACCAAAGCCATTctcgagaaagagaaaaatgatcTCGAAAAGAACAAGATGAATTTGAAGGGAAGAGAGATGGAATTGCAACTGCAGATACAAGAATTGGAAAATCTAGATAAACTTAAGATGAGATTATCACATGAAAGAGAACAATGTAGGATCATTGTTgaagaaacaaatgaacagaaaatgcCTTGGAAAAGATGGCT gaacaagatgaagaaagagagagaagaacttGATCAGTCAAAGAAAGATATTAACTTGCAGAAAAAAGATCTTGAAGAGCAAAGGTCTATAAACAACAATCTGAAAAATGAACTAGAAGAAATGCAGGTGAAGCTGAACGTGGAACAAGAAGCCATGgcttttgaaaagaaagagatacagAATGAAAAGAACAAGTTTGACCAAGAGAAAAATGatcttgaaaagaaaaagttggaTTTGGAAGGAAGAGAGATGGAATTTCAATTGAAAATCAGAAGTCAGTTGGAAAAGAAGAAA gaacaagatgaagaaagagagagaagaactgATCAGTCAAAGAAAGATATTAACTTGCAGAAAAAAGATCTTGAAGAGCAAAGGTCTATAAACAACAATCTGAAAAATGAACTAGAAGAAATGCAGGTGAAGCTGAACGTGGAACAAGAAGCCATGgcttttgaaaagaaagagatacagAATGAAAAGAACAAGTTTGACCAAGAGAAAATGATCTTGAAAAGAAAAGTTGGATTTGGAAGGAAGAGAGATGGAATTTCAATTGAAAATCAGAAGTCAgttggaaaaagaagaaagtga
- the LOC124381823 gene encoding calponin homology domain-containing protein DDB_G0272472-like, with the protein MNYQKQILEDSFIEIERDRTSLEKMKLELDLQIKDIEETKAILEKEKNDLKKTKMNLEGREMELHLQIQETEKTAREKIKKEREELDQLMKDITVQKHELEEQMSLNNKLKNELEEMRVKLNLEQEAISLDKQEIENERNKFDQEKNNHEMIKLDLEEREMELQLKIKSQLEKEDINKLAMEEQQNTLEKEMSEINQQKEEVKYKEKDLLKSWKELNTLKEQIRKERDEMEKKINKLLTDKLILDQREKEINENKQNLEDSSLEIKSERTSLEKMKMELDLQIQEMENIVRAKINKEREDLDQSITLQKNELEEMQVKLNVEQEAVGLEKQKIQKERNKFEQSKASMQSEMQDMKNTLEKAMMEKKNLDEIKTRLAQEKEQCRMIVEETNQHKNALEKMSAELEMQKQVNEIYKALLEQEKNDLEKKKLDLEGREMEFQLKIRSQLEKEESDKLAMEEQRNTLGKERSKINQQIDEIENEREKLLKSWKELDNLKEQIEREKNEIEELKTNVLKDKLLLEQKETEINQQNQILGQRLNEIESDRTRLEDMNLKLDLQRQDIEETKAILEKEKNDLEKNKMNLKGREMELQLQIQELENLDKLKMRLLHEREQCRIIVEETNEQKMPWKRWLLTLTCKR; encoded by the coding sequence ATGAATTACCAAAAGCAAATTCTGGAGGACAGTTTTATTGAAATAGAAAGAGATAGAACAAGTCTGGAAAAGATGAAATTGGAGCTCGATTTGCAGATAAAAGACATTGAGGAAACCAAAGCCATTctcgagaaagagaaaaatgatcTCAAAAAGACCAAGATGAATTTGGAGGGAAGAGAGATGGAATTGCACTTGCAGATACAAGAAACTGAAAAAACTGCCAGGgagaagataaagaaagagagagaagaacttGATCAGTTAATGAAAGATATTACCGTCCAGAAACATGAGCTTGAAGAGCAAATGTCtttaaacaacaaattaaaaaatgaactaGAGGAAATGAGGGTGAAACTAAATTTGGAACAAGAAGCCATCAGTCTTGACAAACAAGAGATAGAGAATGAGAGGAACAAATTTGACCAAGAGAAAAACAATCATGAAATGATAAAGCTGGATTTggaggaaagagagatggaaCTGCAACTAAAAATCAAAAGCCAATTGGAAAAAGAAGACATTAATAAATTGGCAATGGAAGAACAGCAGAACAcattggaaaaagaaatgagtgAAATCAACCAGCAAAAAGAAGAGgtcaaatataaagaaaaagatttacTGAAAAGTTGGAAAGAACTTAACACTCTTAAAGAACAGATACGGAAAGAGAgggatgaaatggaaaaaaaaataaataagttgttAACTGACAAATTGATACTTGaccagagggagaaagaaattAATGAAAACAAGCAAAATCTAGAGGACAGTTCACTAGAAATCAAAAGTGAAAGAACAAGTCTGGAAAAGATGAAAATGGAACTTGATTTGCAGATACAAGAAATGGAAAACATTGTCAGGGCCAAgataaacaaagaaagagaagatcTTGATCAGTCCATTACCTTGCAGAAGAATGAACTAGAAGAAATGCAGGTGAAGCTGAATGTGGAACAAGAAGCCGTCGGTCTTGAAAAGCAAAAGATACAGAAAGAGAGGAACAAGTTTGAACAATCAAAAGCATCCATGCAGAGTGAAATGCAGGACATGAAGAATACTTTAGAAAAAgccatgatggaaaaaaaaaatctggatgaAATTAAGACAAGATTAGCACAGGAAAAAGAACAATGTAGGATGATTGTTGAAGAAACAAACCAGCATAAGAATGCCTTGGAGAAGATGTCTGCTGAATTAGAAATGCAAAAGCAAGTCAATGAGATATACAAAGCACTTCTTGAACAAGAGAAAAATGatcttgaaaagaaaaagttggaTTTGGAAGGAAGAGAGATGGAATTTCAATTGAAAATCAGAAGTCAgttggaaaaagaagaaagtgacAAACTGGCAATGGAAGAACAGCGAAACACCTTGGGAAAAGAAAGGAGTAAAATCAACCAACAAATAGATGAGattgaaaatgagagagaaaagctACTAAAGAGTTGGAAAGAACTTGACAATCTTAAagaacagatagaaagagagaagaatgaaATAGAAGAATTGAAAACCAATGTGTTAAAAGACAAACTGCTTCTTgagcaaaaagaaacagaaattaaTCAACAAAACCAAATTTTGGGTCAACGTTTGAATGAAATAGAAAGCGATAGAACACGCCTGGAAGATATGAATTTGAAACTTGATTTGCAGAGGCAAGATATTGAGGAAACCAAAGCCATTctcgagaaagagaaaaatgatcTTGAAAAGAACAAGATGAATTTGAAGGGAAGAGAGATGGAATTGCAACTGCAGATACAAGAATTGGAAAATCTAGATAAACTTAAGATGAGATTATTACATGAAAGAGAACAATGTAGGATCATTGTTgaagaaacaaatgaacagaaaatgcCTTGGAAAAGATGGCTGTTGACCTTGACATGCAAAAGATAG
- the LOC124382171 gene encoding myosin-11-like — protein MIGEMEIQRLDIERNKALLEKEKNDLEKRKMDLEEKEMQMQTQEVERTVRERMKQEREEYDQLMKEITLQKQNVEMQMSINNNWKNNLEEMEVKLNVEQEAISLEKQEIQNERKIFEQSRLAMQSEMQDMKNSLEKVLREIENLDEIKTRLAQEKEQSSNIADNTNKQKDLLEKMAVEIEMQKQETKTYKALLDQERNDLEIKKLDLEEREIKLQLQIRKQLEKEDSDKLATKDQRNALEKEMSRINQQKEEVEYESENLLKKWKELDNLKEQIEKEKNEMEKVKIKLLTDKLLLDQKEMEMNEQKQFLENSSKEIKRERTSLEEMKLNIELQTQDIDNTVRIKMKQEKEELDQFMNEITLQKQILEEQRSINHNLKNELEEMRVKINVEQEAISLEKQEIQNERNKFDQEKNDLEMKKLDLEEREMEMQLQIKSQLEKENSNKLKMEEQINELEKQISKINQQKEEVKNERENLQKSWTELHTLKEQIYKERDDMEKIKNTGKLLIDQKEIEVKQKKQDLDELISINNKLKNDLEEMQVELNVKQEAISFEEQEIQKERNMFEQLKASMQSEMQKMKNDLEKATMDIENLKDIKRSLAQEREKCSMIVKETNEQNEFLEKMAAELESRKKDIETNKALLENEKNYLEKKRLDLEGREMELQLQIRSHLKKKTVTNWKWKNRDINWKKKCGESTNKK, from the coding sequence ATGATTGGTGAAATGGAAATACAAAGGCTAGACATTGAAAGAAACAAAGCCCTTCTCGAGAAAGAGAAGAATGATCtcgaaaaaagaaagatggatttggaggaaaaagagaTGCAAATGCAGACACAAGAAGTGGAAAGAACTGTCAGAGAAAGAATGAAGCAGGAGAGAGAAGAATATGATCAGTTGATGAAAGAAATTACCCTGCAGAAGCAAAATGTTGAAATGCAAATGTCTATAAACAACAATTGGAAAAATAATCTAGAAGAAATGGAGGTGAAGCTGAATGTGGAGCAAGAAGCCATCAGTTTGGAAAAGCAAGAGATACAGAATGAGAGGAAGATATTTGAACAATCAAGATTAGCCATGCAGAGCGAAATGCAGGACATGAAGAATTCTTTGGAAAAAGTCTTGAGGGAAATAGAAAATCTTGATGAAATCAAGACAAGATTAGCACAGGAAAAAGAACAAAGTAGCAATATTGCTgacaatacaaacaaacagaagGATTTATTGGAGAAGATGGCGGTAGAAATAGAAATGCAAAAGCAAGAAACTAAGACATACAAAGCCCTTCTTGACCAAGAACGAAATGAccttgaaataaaaaagttagatttggaagaaagagagataaaattGCAACTTCAAATCAGAAAACAACTGGAAAAAGAAGACAGTGACAAACTGGCAACAAAAGACCAGAGAAACGcattggaaaaagaaatgagtaGAATCAACCAACAAAAAGAAGAGGTTGAATATGAAAGCGAAAACTTACTGAAGAAGTGGAAAGAACTTGACAATCTAAAAGAACagatagaaaaagagaagaatgaaatggaaaaagTCAAAATCAAGTTGTTAACAGACAAACTGCTCCTTGACCAAAAGGAGAtggaaatgaatgaacaaaagcAATTTCTGGAAAACAgttcaaaagaaataaaaagagaaagaacaagTCTGGAAGAGATGAAATTGAATATTGAATTACAGACACAAGACATAGACAACACAGTCAGGATCAAGATGaagcaagagaaagaggaacTTGATCAGTTCATGAATGAAATTACtttgcaaaaacaaattctTGAAGAGCAAAGGTCTATAAACCACAATCTAAAAAATGAACTAGAAGAAATGAGGgtgaaaataaatgtggaacAAGAAGCCATCAGTCTTGAAAAGCAAGAGATACAGAATGAAAGGAACAAATTTGACCAAGAGAAAAACGACCTTGAAATGAAAAAGCTGGATttggaagaaagagaaatggagatGCAACTGCAAATCAAAAGTcagttagaaaaagaaaacagtaacAAACTGAAAATGGAAGAACAGATAAATgaattggaaaaacaaataagtAAAATCAACCAACAAAAAGAAGAGGtcaaaaatgagagagaaaactTACAGAAGAGCTGGACAGAACTTCATACTCTCAAAGAACAGATATATAAAGAGAGGGATgacatggaaaaaataaaaaacactgggAAACTACTCATTGACCAAAAGGAAATAGAAGTGAAGCAAAAAAAGCAAGATCTTGATGAGCTAATATCTATAAACAACAAACTAAAAAATGATCTTGAAGAAATGCAGgtggaactaaatgtgaaacaaGAAGCTATCAGTTTTGAAGAGCAAGAGATACAGAAGGAGAGGAACATGTTTGAACAATTAAAGGCATCAATGCAGAGTGAAatgcagaaaatgaaaaatgaccTGGAAAAGGCCACGATGGACATAGAAAATCTAAAAGATATTAAGAGAAGTTTAGcacaggaaagagaaaaatgtagcATGATTGTTAAAGAAACAAACGAGCAGAATGAATTCTTGGAGAAGATGGCTGCTGAATTAGAATCGCGAAAGAAAGACATTGAGACAAACAAAGCACTTCTTGAGAACGAGAAAAATTATCTTGAAAAGAAAAGGCTGGATTtggagggaagagaaatggaaTTGCAACTACAAATCAGAAGTCATTTGAAAAAGAAGACTGTGACAAACTGGAAATGGAAGAACAGAGACATaaattggaaaaagaaatgtggaGAATCAACCAACAAAAAGTAG
- the LOC124382170 gene encoding trichohyalin-like: MLKLKIQRRRRDLDKKEEINTRERYDLEIMQTKAQQQKKELAKILEEIQKSQTKQARGDVQKSMDEPEQAKERKSREVNKLLLDQSEPELNQQKQIPEKNVKELLEERSKLGMIRIELEKSEINKMENNRMDIKQKKEELDRLAKDIEKNRLSYENMRNELEVMQAKMNAEQKVFNLEKQEIQNERKCLEHLKASMQREKQDMKNAMMELEHLDEIKARLAYEREQCRIIAEDTNQQRAALEKMAAEVVKQKQQIKINNDLFKKEKNKLDSKWLDLQRRDEELQKRITSQKEKDALDQLALEKQRNALEKEICEINQQKEVVEKERRDVQKDREELDTLKEQMLKERDEIKNIKKGMISDRRLLGQMKTEIEEQKSIGEDNSKEMIEERSNLDRIKSESEIQRKELDMVLEKMKQERQELDQLKDYLHIEKNDIEQSKSLNNNVRNELEQIKTKLNAEQEAVSLEKQKIENERKRFQLAEASMQREIEDMKNALERARIDMQEQKSEVEEKMCQIKEEIQRHRNELEEKMRRIKRETGEMELVKKELERKRKDLEQRMKQVTRKKDELEKTMVELQKEKEEVECKRVEVERIRYGIECVEDEIQGSREEFENSFDDVTSETEEKGEISSEIINLITLIERTRKIVQETKIPFQIRMSEGQLIAIEDKNMNAEMEKLVIEIELIREMLQRLKLELEQSKEVLRREKRDKNGQNGDETKTKTP, from the coding sequence ATGTTGAAACTCAAGATCCAACGAAGAAGGAGAGACCTTGACAAGAAAGAAGAAATCAACACGAGAGAACGATATGACTTAGAAATCATGCAAACCAAGGCACAGCAGCAAAAGAAAGAATTGGCAAAGATTttggaagaaatacaaaaaagtcAAACAAAGCAGGCAAGAGGAGATGTACAAAAAAGTATGGATGAACCTGAACAGGCCAAAGAGAGGAAGAGCAGGGAGGTCAATAAACTTTTACTTGACCAAAGCGAGCCTGAATTgaatcaacaaaaacaaattccagAGAAAAATGTGAAGGAACTTTTGGAGGAAAGAAGTAAACTTGGCATGATAAGGATTGAACttgaaaaaagtgaaataaacaaaatggaaaacaaCAGAATGGACATAaaacagaagaaagaagagCTCGATCGGTTGGCAAAAGACATCGAAAAGAACAGGCTCTCGTATGAAAATATGAGAAATGAGCTAGAAGTAATGCAAGCAAAAATGAATGCTGAGCAAAAAGTCTTCAACCTTGAAAAGCAAGAGATacagaatgagagaaaatgtCTCGAGCATCTAAAAGCATCTATGCAGAGAGAAAAGCAAGACATGAAGAATGCCATGATGGAATTGGAACATCTGGACGAAATTAAGGCAAGATTGGCATATGAAAGAGAACAATGTAGGATCATTGCAGAAGACACAAACCAACAGAGGGCTGCCTTGGAGAAGATGGCTGCTGAAGTAGTTAAACAAAAGCAACAGATCAAGATTAACAACgatctttttaaaaaagaaaaaaacaaactagaCAGCAAGTGGTTGGATTTGCAAAGGAGAGATGAGGAACTGCAAAAACGAATCACaagtcaaaaagaaaaagatgcgCTTGACCAATTAGCattagagaaacagagaaacgcATTGGAAAAAGAAATTTGCGAGATCAACCAGCAAAAAGAAGTGgtggaaaaagaaaggagagatgTACAGAAGGATCGTGAAGAACTCGACACTCTTAAAGAGCAAATGCTAAAAGAGagggatgaaataaaaaatattaaaaaagggaTGATATCTGACAGACGGCTACTGGGTCAAATGAAGACAGAAATTGAAGAGCAAAAGAGCATCGGGGAAGACAATTCGAAAGAAATGATTGAAGAGAGAAGTAATCTAGATAGAATAAAATCAGAATCTGAAATACAGCGAAAAGAATTGGACATGGTTCTCGAAAAGATGAAGCAAGAGCGACAGGAACTTGATCAGCTGAAAGATTACTTgcatattgaaaaaaatgatattGAACAGAGCAAATCGCTAAACAACAATGTGAGAAATGAGCTAGaacaaataaagacaaaactGAATGCTGAACAAGAAGCTGTCAGCCTTGAAAAACAAAAGATAGAGAACGAAAGAAAAAGGTTTCAGTTAGCGGAGGCATCTATGCAAAGAGAAATCGAGGACATGAAGAATGCTTTGGAAAGAGCCAGGATAGACATGCAAGAACAAAAAAGTGAGGTTGAAGAAAAGATGTGTCAAATCAAGGAGGAAATTCAAAGACATAGAAATGAACTAGAGGAAAAGATGCGGAGGATAAAGCGGGAAACGGGAGAAATGGAACTTGTGAAAAAAGAGCTGGAAAGGAAGCGAAAAGATCTCGAGCAAAGGATGAAGCAGGTAACAAGGAAAAAAGATGAGCTCGAAAAAACAATGGTGGAacttcagaaagaaaaagaagaagtggaaTGCAAAAGGGTAGAAGTTGAAAGAATCCGATATGGAATAGAATGTGTTGAAGATGAAATACAAGGCTCGAGAGAAGAATTTGAGAACAGCTTTGATGACGTCACTTCAGAGAcggaagaaaaaggagagataaGTTCTGAGATTATCAACCTTATCACCCTGATTGAAAGAACTAGAAAAATTGTACAGGAAACCAAAATTCCCTTTCAAATTAGAATGTCAGAAGGCCAACTAATTGCTATTGAGGATAAAAACATGAATGCAGAAATGGAGAAACTTGTTATAGAAATTGAACTTATTAGAGAGATGTTGCAACGACTTAAATTAGAACTGGAGCAAAGCAAAGAAGTCcttagaagagaaaaaagagataaaaatggtcaaaatggAGATGAAACGAAGACAAAGACACCTTGA